The following nucleotide sequence is from Chryseobacterium sp. CY350.
ATAAAGGTATTGCCTCCTTTTACTTCGAATTTTATTGGTTGCGTGAGTGCCGGACAGCTTCCACCACCATTTAGTGTGTATGCTCCTGTATAATTATTCGGAATAAATCTCCAATGACTGCCCACAAAACACTGAGCATCTGCTCCCTCATCAAAAGGTTTTATTTTGTACTGTTTATCGTATTCGATGCTAACAATCTGAAAGTCGCCTTTCATCTTCAAAAATTCTGATCTGTTATTCTGTGCGTCTCCTGCTTTTTTAACTGAGGAACAAGATACTGCGAAAAGTGATGTTCCCAACATCCCTGCAAGTACTAAATTTTTCATATTGTATATTTTTTTGTAATATAAAAACTGATTTGAGAATTGATTAAATATGCCAAATCATGGATTTTTATATTGTTGTTTATTATTCTTAAAGTTAATACAAAAAACCGTGCCAAATTAAAATAACCACAAATAAAAGCCCGAATATATCGGGCTTCCATTTCAATCAATAAAAAAATGATTTTATTTTTTTGCTTTTTTTGTTTTTGTAGATTTCTTCACCTTTGTCGTTTTTCCATCGTAGAAGTTAGTAAAAGCATACTCAGCCGCTTTTCTCACATCAATAACTCCTCCAGCCTGAGACTTTTCACCAAATTCGTTTTCTGTACTCGCATTGCTCGTCTTCACCAAAGCCTCAATGATTTGTGCCGGCTTCAGATTTGGCATATACGCTAACAATACTGCAGCGGCACCTGCAACAACTGGTGATGCCATTGATGTACCCTGAAGGTATCTATATTCATTTTTTGGAACGGTAGAATAAATTTGATCTCCTGGAGCAAAAACATTTACCATTTTTTTGTTGTAGTTAGAGAATCCTGCTCTTAAAGCATCATTCTTGTTTGTACTTGCTCCAACAACTAAAACATTGTTTACAAAAGGAGCTGCATCACTTATATTCTTAAAATTTGTAGGATATGCTAAATGTTCTGCAACATCTTCATTTTCATTCCCCGCAGCTTTCACAAGAAGAACGCCTTTATCTTCGGCATATTTAAATGCATCCCAAACAACATTTTTACCCGGAGAAACAGGTTTACCAAAGCTCATATTTAAGACCTTTGCGCCATTATCAACTGCATATTTTATTGCATTAGCAACGTCTTTATCTCTCTCATCACCATTTGGAACAGTTCTTACAGACATTATTTTCGCAACTTTAGAAGCCACTCCATATTGAATTTCTTTTCCTTGAGGAGCTCCTGCTATAATTCCCGCAACGTGAGTCCCGTGCATTGCATCCGGACCTTCATAATGGTTGTTTCCGTAATTTTTCTCTGAGTAGTCATCGTAATTATCACCAACAATTTCCTTTCTAGGATCATAAGTGATGTCATACTGTTTTGAAGAAGGTCCGGTCTCATCGATCGCTTCCTTCATTTGCGCTCTCATTGCTTTTTCAAAATCTGATGATGATTTCCCCGCGAATTCAGGACTTCTGGAAACCTGGGTCAGAATATTTAGAGCAATTGCATCTTTCTGATCTGTAGGGGTTTTGATTGCTGCAATATTTTCGGGAGTTACAGATTTTCCACCTAATAATTTTACCATATTAGGAATAAGCTCTGTAATCATTGTATAAGTCTGAAAACCCTGTTTAGCTTCTACACTTTTTTTAGAATAAATCTCTTTAGACTTCATGTACATTGCAAATTCTTCCGGCATTTTGGCCTGATTTGCTTTGTTTTTTGTAGAATCATCGCCTTCAAAAATTGGTTTATATTTAGCCACAACTCTTGTTACTTCCATGTTGTCTACATCAATATCACCATTTTTACCACCTATAAAATTCCAACCGTGAATGTCATCAATATATCCGTTTCCGTCATCATCTTTTCCGTTACCCGGAACCTCATTCGGGTTAGACCACATATTTTTTACAAGACCAGGATGATCAACCTGAACTCCACTGTCTAAAACACCCACTACAACTGTTTTAGGCTTCAGACCTTTTGATTCAAGATATTGATACGCGTTTGCTGTATTTACTCCATAAACCTTAGATGTAGCAAAATCTTTATGATACCACGTCATAAGATCTTTATCTTCTTTCGGATCAAGAGCCGCAGCCTTTGCATCCTGTGCGTAAGTAGAACTGAATCCTGCTAAAAAGACAGCAGCTAATACTATTTTCTTCATTATATAAGAATTATTTAATATTTTTAAGATAAGTCACAGATTCCGGTCCTTTGTTACAAACAAGATCTATTATTGATAAATCTTTTAAGAAACCATATTTATCTGTAAATGTTTGATAATATTCTTCCATTTGAAATTCTGTCCGTATTTTCGTAGAAAATTTTTCTCGAAAATTAATCTCAGAAGGATTTCTGATGTACTCTTCATTCAAAGATTGTGCCTTTTCGACTTTTAAGATCTTTTGAATAATATCTATACTTTTCAAATTAAAATCTAAAAGATATTTTTCTTTTTTCTCATAAAGAATTTCAAATTTATCTTCATAATATTCAAAGTATGCCGAACCTTGATACACATTTTTTATAGATTTCCAATGAATTTTCAGCCAGTCTTCTCTGTAAGAAATTTCAATATCTTTCATTTCCCTTTTTCCTGTATGATTGATAGGAATAATAAGCGACAGCTTACCGTTAGCTCCGTAAATATTGGTTCTGTTTCTGTAGGTTTGTTTCGGAAAACTTTCGTATTGCTCAAAAACAACGTCATTTTCAGGATCTAAAAAAACTGAAAACCATGAGATTGGTGGTAAATAAAATACCGGTAATAATACTTTCTTCATTGTTATTATATATAAAAATGAAGTACTTTTTCAAATACTTCATTTTATTTTTATTCTACAAATTTAGTTATAAATCTTCTTCTGACTTTTTCTTTCCGAAAAGTTTAACAAAATACTCCCAGCCAAAGAAAAGTACAAGAATCATAGCTGCGATCCACCAATAAGAAGTTTTGTTGGCTTCACCAGTATTTGTTGCTTTGAACATTCTATCCCAACGAATTTTAAATGGCGCCTGGTAAGAAGAGCTTGAATCTTTAAATGCTCCCTGAACGCTCATCCATGTAAACATCGGCTTTCCAACAATATTTTCTTCAGGAACAAAACCGAAAAATCTCGCATCTAATGAAGCATCTCTATTGTCTCCCACCATCATATAGTAATCCTGCTGAATTGTATATTGATTGGTTTCCTTTCCGTTGATGAATATCTTACCGTTTTTGTTTTCAAGTTTGTTGTGCTCATACTCGGAAATTATCCATTGATATTCTGGTAATGTTTCCTGATTAACAGCCACTATATCTCCTTTCTTAGGAATTTTCAGCGGACCATAAAAATCCTGATTCCAAGGTTTGTTGATTGGGAAAATAGATTGCGTGGTATCTATACTTTTCGTGTAAGCATTTTTTTCAGCGTTCAATTTATGAGAAACCGTTCCGGAGTCTTTTGGAAAGATATTTTCTTTCATATCAACAACGTTGGGCAAAGCTTTTATATCTTTTGCTGTCTTATCCGTCAAACCTTGAAATATGTATTCAAAACCAGTGTTGGTTTGATTTTCTCTTACAGGTAAGAATCCGAACGTATTGTATAAAGCAGGAATATCTAGCTGAGTTCCTGTATTTACGGTGTAAGAATGCTGAACTTCCTGATCGCCCAAAACAGTCTCAGGTTTACCATTCACAAAAAGTCTTCCGTTTCTCATTTCGAAAGTATCTCCTGCAACAGCAACCAATCTTTTTACATAAGGATCTCTTCTGTCGATTGATGTATGTACAGAATCTCGAGGATAGTTGAAAACTACAACATCATTTCGTTGAGGCTTATTAAACTGAAATATTCTTTCATAAGGCAATTTTACAGCTTCTACATAAGATTTCGGATCGTCTTTCGGATTTCCCTTTTCTCCTGTATCAAGAATGGTACCTTGTAAAAAAGGAATTGCTAAAGGGCGCATCGGTAGTCGGTAACCGTAGCTCCATTTATTGACAAATAAGAAATCACCTACCAAAAGCGTTCTTTCCATCGAACCGGTAGGAATTCCAAAAGGCTGTGTGAAAAAAACATGAATGATTGTTGCAAAAACAACTGCAAAAGTAATAGAACCTGCAAAAGTATCTTTCTTTCTTGAGTTTTTTTCTTCTTCAGTTAAATATAAATCGTTTTCATCTTCTATTTCAGCATCTTTAGAATAATTAACTGTCGCCATGTAGATGAAAGGAAGAACAACCGTTAGAAATTGATCTTTAAATAGAGTTTTTCCAAATTTTCTCATTAAATATAAATGAAAAACAGACATCATGATGGGACCAACGATCGGCAAATACGATAAAATCGACCACCATTTAGGATGTTTTGTTTCTTTTAAAATAACGAAATAATTGTAAAAAGGTACAAAAGCCAATATCGGACTATACCCCATTTTTTTGAACAGCTCCCAAGTGGAAATCCCCATCAATACTGATAAAACGAGAACATAAACTGCGTACGTTAAAAAATAATTCATAAATTTTTGTGCCTAATCTGTAATATAAGTAAAGAATAATTTGTAATGAAAATTGAGTCATCTACAAATTTCTATTATTAGTTTGCAAAGTTGATGTTTTGTTACAAAATTAAAGTCCCAAAACGTTTTTCATTGTAAAATTTCCCTTTTTACCTTTAATCCATTCTGCAGCAACCACTGCTCCTAAAGCGAAACCATTTCTATTGTACGCCGTGTGTTTTATCTCAATTTCATCAACTTCACTTCTGTAAAAAACACTGTGCGTTCCCGGAACTTCGTCTTCACGAATGGCAAAAATCCCCAACTCTTTATCCTGAGTTTCTTCAAGTTTCCATGCGTCGAATTTCGGATTATGATTTATAATTCCTTCCGCCAAAGATATAGCAGTGCCGCTTGGCGCATCTAATTTGTGAATGTGATGAATTTCTTCTAACTGACAAGAATATTCGTTAACATTTTTCATCAGATCTGCCAGCTTTTCATTTAAAGCAAAAAATAAATTCACTCCCAAACTAAAATTTGAACCGTATAAAAATGCTGTACCGTTCTGAACAGCAATATTTTCAATCTCAGTTTTTCTTTCGAGCCAACCTGTGGTTCCGCAAATTACAGGAATTTTATTTTCTAAACAGGTTTTAATATTATTAAATGCTACTTCGGGAAGAGAAAATTCGATAACTACATCCGGATTATTGAGGTTTTCTGCAGTTGGCGTTTCTTTTAAACGGGCAACAATTTCATGACCTCTTTTGGTGGCAATTTCATCAATAATTTTGCCCATTTTCCCATATCCGACTAATGCTATTTTCATGGTAGCTATTTAATTATTACTTCAAAAACTTTTTAAAATTTGAAATTTAAACTCAATCCTGTTTTTGGAGGAGTATTTCCGAAATCATCATAAATGACAGCCGGCGCAAAAGTAAGATCAGGATCTTTACGCCCTTCATATAAATGTGCATCTACAACAGCGTCAACAATATTCAAAATATAGATCAATCCACTGATTGCAATTGCATAATCTCTCTGCCTTTTTGATCTGTCTTGCGCATTTGCTAATGCAATTTTGTCCAGATAAGGTCTTTGATCTATAAACTCATTCGGCGTTCCGTTGAGCTTTGCGATGTAATATTCTCTGTATTTTTTATACTGATTTTGATTCCAAAGTGCAATTCCCACTCCGGCTCCTACAGCTCCCCAAACGATCGGGATTTTCCAATATTTTTTATTGTAAAACTGTCCTAATCCGGGCAAAACGGCAGAATATAAACCCGCTTTGGTAGGATTTAATTTAGTCACAATAATTTTTGACGGTGCATTTGCTTTCTCTATTGTTTCAACAATAGATGTCTCAGGAATTTTATTGAGCATTGCGCTGTCACTCGCGACAGTTTCCACTTTGGTCTCAGTAATTACACTGTCACGCGGAATCACCTGCGAAAAAGCGATCGCAGAAAGACAAAGTAAAAATGTGAAAAATACTTTTTTCATTTATTTAATATGAGATAAAATATACTCCAGTTCGTCTTCATTTTTGAAATCGAGTACAATTTTACCTTTTTTACCGTTTCCGGTGGTTTTAATTTCAACTTTTACATCCAAAAGATCAGAAATAGTTTTCTGTGCTCTTTTGTAATTATTAGAAAGTTCGGTTTTCACCGCTTTTGCAGCCAGTGATTTTGGATTTTTGAGAGCCGTGGCAGCTTGCTCGGCCTGGCGAACATTCAATTTATCTTTTATAATTAAATCAAATAAAATCTGCTGAAGCTCTTCATTATCCATACTGATAATCGCTCTTCCGTGCCCTGCAGAAATCTCACCGCTTCTGATCGCATTCTGAATATCCGGACTCAATCTTAACAATCTGATAGAATTGGTAATTGTACTTCTGTCTTTACCAACTCTTTGGCTTAGATTTTCCTGAGTCATGCCGATCTCGTCTAAAAGTCTCTGATACGTCAACGCAATCTCAATAGAATCAAGATCTTCACGCTGAATATTTTCAACTAGAGCCATTTCAAGCAATTCCTGATCGTTAACCAGACGAATGTATGCCGGAATAGAAGTTAAACCTGCAATTTTACTCGCTCTGAAACGTCTTTCTCCAGAGATAATCTCAAAATTCTCACCTTCCTTTCTTAGGGTAATCGGCTGAATTACTCCTAAATTTTTTATAGACTGTGCAAGCTCGTTTAATGCTTTTTCGTCAAAATAAGTTCTTGGCTGAGTGGGATTCGGATAAATATCTTCAATTGAAACTTCTACGATATTTCCTACAAATTTATCTGCGCCTTCATCTGTTGCAGAGTTTACAGTAGCTTTGGATTCTGCACTAAGAATAGCACCCAAACCTCGTCCCATCGCTCTTTTTTTGTCTTTCATATTGCAAATTGCAATTAGCTAATAGCTTCTTGCTTTAATGTGTTAATAATTATTTGCAATCAGCCAAAAGCCAATTGCTATAAGTTATTTTTAATTTTTAACTAAATTTTCGTTCTTCAACAGCACTTCTTCAGCCAACTGAAGATATTGAATTGCGCCTTTGCTTTCTGCATCGTAGTTCAAAATGCTTTCTCCGAAACTTGGTGCCTCGCTAAGCCTTACATTTCTGCTGATGATGGTCTCAAAAACCATTTCCGGAAAGTGAGAATTTACCTCTTCTACAACCTGATTAGACAATCTCAATCTGCTGTCGTACATGGTCAGCAGTAAACCTTCGATATCCAAATCTTTGTTGTGAATTTTCTGAACGTTTTTGATTGTATTTAAAAGTTTCCCCAAACCTTCCAAAGCAAAATATTCGCACTGAATAGGAATAATCACCGAATCGGCTGCAGTAAGAGCATTAATGGTAATTAAACCCAAACTCGGTGCGCAATCAATGATGATATAATCGTAATCTGCTCTTACAGATTCCAATGCTTTTTTCAGCATGTATTCACGATTGTCTTTATCTACCAATTCAATTTCTGCGGCAACCAAATCAATATGAGAAGGAACGATGTCTAAATTCGGAGTTGTCGTTTTCTGTATACAATTTTTTGTTTCTACGCTGTGCTCCAACAGATTATATGTAGAATACTGCACCTCTTCTACCCCAAGACCAGATGTCGCATTAGCCTGCGGATCTGCATCTATAATTAATATTTTCTTCTCCAATACCC
It contains:
- the lepB gene encoding signal peptidase I, with the translated sequence MNYFLTYAVYVLVLSVLMGISTWELFKKMGYSPILAFVPFYNYFVILKETKHPKWWSILSYLPIVGPIMMSVFHLYLMRKFGKTLFKDQFLTVVLPFIYMATVNYSKDAEIEDENDLYLTEEEKNSRKKDTFAGSITFAVVFATIIHVFFTQPFGIPTGSMERTLLVGDFLFVNKWSYGYRLPMRPLAIPFLQGTILDTGEKGNPKDDPKSYVEAVKLPYERIFQFNKPQRNDVVVFNYPRDSVHTSIDRRDPYVKRLVAVAGDTFEMRNGRLFVNGKPETVLGDQEVQHSYTVNTGTQLDIPALYNTFGFLPVRENQTNTGFEYIFQGLTDKTAKDIKALPNVVDMKENIFPKDSGTVSHKLNAEKNAYTKSIDTTQSIFPINKPWNQDFYGPLKIPKKGDIVAVNQETLPEYQWIISEYEHNKLENKNGKIFINGKETNQYTIQQDYYMMVGDNRDASLDARFFGFVPEENIVGKPMFTWMSVQGAFKDSSSSYQAPFKIRWDRMFKATNTGEANKTSYWWIAAMILVLFFGWEYFVKLFGKKKSEEDL
- a CDS encoding lipocalin family protein, whose amino-acid sequence is MKNLVLAGMLGTSLFAVSCSSVKKAGDAQNNRSEFLKMKGDFQIVSIEYDKQYKIKPFDEGADAQCFVGSHWRFIPNNYTGAYTLNGGGSCPALTQPIKFEVKGGNTFMFKKIQDGTKAKQNTAGYTMNVINMTTDQFALEQNVPFDGSTVRVVYNFERTGVK
- a CDS encoding WbqC family protein — translated: MKKVLLPVFYLPPISWFSVFLDPENDVVFEQYESFPKQTYRNRTNIYGANGKLSLIIPINHTGKREMKDIEISYREDWLKIHWKSIKNVYQGSAYFEYYEDKFEILYEKKEKYLLDFNLKSIDIIQKILKVEKAQSLNEEYIRNPSEINFREKFSTKIRTEFQMEEYYQTFTDKYGFLKDLSIIDLVCNKGPESVTYLKNIK
- a CDS encoding ParA family protein, coding for MAKIIGIANQKGGVGKTTTAVNLAAALGVLEKKILIIDADPQANATSGLGVEEVQYSTYNLLEHSVETKNCIQKTTTPNLDIVPSHIDLVAAEIELVDKDNREYMLKKALESVRADYDYIIIDCAPSLGLITINALTAADSVIIPIQCEYFALEGLGKLLNTIKNVQKIHNKDLDIEGLLLTMYDSRLRLSNQVVEEVNSHFPEMVFETIISRNVRLSEAPSFGESILNYDAESKGAIQYLQLAEEVLLKNENLVKN
- a CDS encoding ParB/RepB/Spo0J family partition protein, with translation MKDKKRAMGRGLGAILSAESKATVNSATDEGADKFVGNIVEVSIEDIYPNPTQPRTYFDEKALNELAQSIKNLGVIQPITLRKEGENFEIISGERRFRASKIAGLTSIPAYIRLVNDQELLEMALVENIQREDLDSIEIALTYQRLLDEIGMTQENLSQRVGKDRSTITNSIRLLRLSPDIQNAIRSGEISAGHGRAIISMDNEELQQILFDLIIKDKLNVRQAEQAATALKNPKSLAAKAVKTELSNNYKRAQKTISDLLDVKVEIKTTGNGKKGKIVLDFKNEDELEYILSHIK
- a CDS encoding S8 family serine peptidase, with product MKKIVLAAVFLAGFSSTYAQDAKAAALDPKEDKDLMTWYHKDFATSKVYGVNTANAYQYLESKGLKPKTVVVGVLDSGVQVDHPGLVKNMWSNPNEVPGNGKDDDGNGYIDDIHGWNFIGGKNGDIDVDNMEVTRVVAKYKPIFEGDDSTKNKANQAKMPEEFAMYMKSKEIYSKKSVEAKQGFQTYTMITELIPNMVKLLGGKSVTPENIAAIKTPTDQKDAIALNILTQVSRSPEFAGKSSSDFEKAMRAQMKEAIDETGPSSKQYDITYDPRKEIVGDNYDDYSEKNYGNNHYEGPDAMHGTHVAGIIAGAPQGKEIQYGVASKVAKIMSVRTVPNGDERDKDVANAIKYAVDNGAKVLNMSFGKPVSPGKNVVWDAFKYAEDKGVLLVKAAGNENEDVAEHLAYPTNFKNISDAAPFVNNVLVVGASTNKNDALRAGFSNYNKKMVNVFAPGDQIYSTVPKNEYRYLQGTSMASPVVAGAAAVLLAYMPNLKPAQIIEALVKTSNASTENEFGEKSQAGGVIDVRKAAEYAFTNFYDGKTTKVKKSTKTKKAKK
- the dapB gene encoding 4-hydroxy-tetrahydrodipicolinate reductase, whose protein sequence is MKIALVGYGKMGKIIDEIATKRGHEIVARLKETPTAENLNNPDVVIEFSLPEVAFNNIKTCLENKIPVICGTTGWLERKTEIENIAVQNGTAFLYGSNFSLGVNLFFALNEKLADLMKNVNEYSCQLEEIHHIHKLDAPSGTAISLAEGIINHNPKFDAWKLEETQDKELGIFAIREDEVPGTHSVFYRSEVDEIEIKHTAYNRNGFALGAVVAAEWIKGKKGNFTMKNVLGL
- a CDS encoding DUF5683 domain-containing protein, which produces MKKVFFTFLLCLSAIAFSQVIPRDSVITETKVETVASDSAMLNKIPETSIVETIEKANAPSKIIVTKLNPTKAGLYSAVLPGLGQFYNKKYWKIPIVWGAVGAGVGIALWNQNQYKKYREYYIAKLNGTPNEFIDQRPYLDKIALANAQDRSKRQRDYAIAISGLIYILNIVDAVVDAHLYEGRKDPDLTFAPAVIYDDFGNTPPKTGLSLNFKF